In the genome of Streptomyces sp. Q6, the window CAGGGCTGGGACCAGGTGCTCCAGTGGGCCTTCGCCGACCTCGCGGCGGGCCGCGAACCCGACACCGTCAGCGCCGTCGAGATCAGTGTCCTGCCCGGACTCCAGGGCCGCGGCCTGTCCGGGCGGATGCTCGCCGCGATGCGGGACAACGCCCGCGCGAAGGGGTTCCGTGAGGTGGTCGCCCCGGTGCGGCCCAGCTCCAAGCACCTGGAGCCGAAGACGCCGATCGACGAGTACGCCCACCGCGTACGGGAGTCGGACGGGCTGCCGCACGATCCGTGGCTGCGGGTCCACGTCCGCGCGGGCGGTGTCGTCGCGAAGGTGGCGCACGCCTCGATGACCGTGTCCGGCTCCCTCGACCAGTGGCGGGCCTGGACCGGGCTGCCCTTCGACACGGAAGGACCGGTCGAGGTGCCGGCCGCCCTGGTGCCCGTGCACTGCGCGCCCGAGAGCGGGTACGCCGTGTACGTCGAGCCCAACGTGTGGGTGCGGCACGCGCTGTGAGCGCGTGCCGCACCGGCCCTCGGGTGACCGACTAGAGCTTCAGGTCCCACTGCGTGGCGTCGTACTCGAAGCTGGGCTCCACCTCGACCGTGAGGTTCTTCGCGTCGGCCGGGGCGTCGAAGCCGTAGACGACCGTGGCCTTCTTGCCGGGCATGATCGTGCCCTCGAAGCCGGTGCCGACCGCTTCGTCGAAGATCTGCTCGGCGTCCACACCGTCGGCGCCGGCGCGGGCGCTCGTCTGCAGCAGGCTCGCGTCGAACTTCTCCTTGCTGTCGTTCGTGACGGTGACCGTGACCTTGTAGGCGTGGTTGCCCTTGCTGTGGCCCGCCGCGTACTCGCTCGGGCTGAAGGTGACCGCGTTCGAGACCGCGACGGTCAGGTC includes:
- a CDS encoding N-acetyltransferase; this translates as MNAAVGSAAGPDLTITTLAERPALGVAMWTMPDTWPEFIGHDLVGAAFLRRVWQELPAYVVVATDAAGAVVAKGFSVPFALRAEGRGDLPDQGWDQVLQWAFADLAAGREPDTVSAVEISVLPGLQGRGLSGRMLAAMRDNARAKGFREVVAPVRPSSKHLEPKTPIDEYAHRVRESDGLPHDPWLRVHVRAGGVVAKVAHASMTVSGSLDQWRAWTGLPFDTEGPVEVPAALVPVHCAPESGYAVYVEPNVWVRHAL